The Candidatus Sphingomonas colombiensis genome contains the following window.
TAACCACCGCCCAACGCAGAAATGACATGCGCAACTGCGCCTTCGACGCCAACCCTCCCACAGTGCCTCCCTGTTTCTATTTGGTTCGGCGAACCTGCCGTGCGGCACGAAGCGCGTAAACCATTTATCGACGCGGAAGATCGCGGGATTGCGTCAATCCCGGACAGCGGCGATTAGGAATTCCACGTTGCCCTCCGGTCCGGTGATCGGGCTGCGCTCGATCCCTAGCACTCGCCATCCCCGCCCGGTGAACCACGCCGCCACCTCATCGCAGACCCGTGCGTGGATCGCGGGATCGCGCACCACGCCACCCTTGCCCACTTCCTCGCGTCCTGCCTCGAACTGCGGCTTGATCAGCGCCAGCGCGCGCGCATTGGGCGCGGCGAAGCCAAATGGCACATCGAGGACTTTGGGCAGCGAGATAAAGCTCGCGTCGCATACGATCAGATCCACCGGCTCCGGAATATGCGCCGCCGTCAGGATCCGCGCGCTGGTCTGCTCATGGACGATGACCCGATCGTCCTGGCGCAGTTTCCAAGCGAGCTGATTGGTACCGCTATCAACCGCATAGACCCGCGCCGCGCCGCGCGTCAGCAGCACATCGGTGAAGCCCCCGGTTGAGGAGCCGACGTCGATCGCCACCGCCCCGTTCACCTCCCAGCCGAAGTGATCGAGCCCGTGCGCGAGCTTGATCCCACCACGCGACACCCATGGGTGATCCCGGCCGCGCACATCCAGCACCACATCGGGGGCCAGTTGCTGGCCGGGTTTATCCACCTTGCGGTCGGCGATGAAAACCAGCCCCGCCATGATGAGCGCCTGCGCACGGGTTCGCGATTCGGCGAGCCCGCGATCGACGAGCAATTGATCCGCACGCACCTTTGCCATGCCCCGCTATCGCCTCTCGATCGGTTCGTCGCAACCCGCCTTCCACCGGGCGCGCGCGATTGCGCGTTCTATTGCCCATGGATTTAGTAGGAATATATTGAAATCAGAGGTCGCGGGCTGGCTGTACCCTAGAATGGCGGTCCGCGGCCTCGCCCACGCGACGAGGAATACCTAATCATGGGTCCGTTCTCATCCGATCTATCGCGACGACCGACGGTTCTTACCGTCCCCGGTCTGAATGGCTCCGGACCATCGCATTGGCAGACTTTGTGGGAACGCTCACGCCCCGACACGATGCGAATCGAGCTTGGCATGTGGAACACGCCGCATCGCAATTCCTGGGTGACGAAGATCGATCAGGCCATCGCCTCGGCCCGCGCGCCGGTGATCCTTGTCGGCCACAGCCTCGGCTGCATCGCGATCGCTTGGTGGGCGACGCTCAGTCCGCAGCCCTATGGCTGGCCGGTCGCCGGTGCGTTGCTGGTCGCCCCGGCCGATGTTGATCGCAGCAAAGCACCGGCCGAGATCGCCGGCTTCGCGCCCATCCCGAAAACGCCCTTGCCCTTCCCCTCGATCGTCGTTGCAAGCAGCAATGACCCATGGGTGGCAAGCGAGCGAGCGCACAGCATCGCGGCCGATTGGGGCAGCCATTTCATCGATTTAGGCGCGCGCGGCCATATCAACGCGGCGAGCGGCCTCGGCTGGTGGCCGGAAGGACAGGAATTGCTCGAACGGGTGATTCTTGCCTCTGGCGGCCCGCGCGGCGAAGCGCGCTCCCCCGGCGACGCACGGGCGATATTGGCGCGGGAAGGAACAGGCTCCGCGGCCCCGCAGCCTCTTCGTCCATAGCAAGGCAGCGGCAGAACTACCGGATGGTGATCAGGCCTCGTCCGAATCCTTCAGCGCGGCCGCCCGTTCGCGCGCAGCCCGCATCCGCCGCCACAACGAGAGGTTGAAACACCCGAGTGCGACGACCATCAGCGCCGTCGCAAGGATCACCTTGGTCCAGCCGCTCACGCCAGTGCGCCGAGCGCCCCGGCCTCGTTCCAGCGCAACGCCTTCAATACCGTATCGACGATATGGTCGGCATCGAGACCGGCCTCGGCATATTGCACGTCCGGCTTGTCCTGATCCTGAAACACATCGGGCAAGCGCATAGTGCGCAGCTTCAGCCCGCCGTCGATCAGCCCGGCATCTGATGCCAGCGTCAGGACGTGTGCGCCCAGACCACCGATCGCCCCCTCCTCGATCGTCACCGCGACTTCATGCGTGGTCAGCAGGCGGCGGATCAATTCCTCGTCCAGCGGTTTGGCGAAGCGCAGATCGGCAACGGTGGTCGAGAGGCCCTTCGCCTCCAGCGCGTCAGCAGCCTTCAGCGCCTCAGCGAGCCGGGTGCCGAGCGACAAGATCGCCACGGTTTTGCCCTCACGCACGACGCGGCCCTTGCCGATCGTCAGCAGTTCCGGCGTTTCGGGCAGCGCGACCCCGGTGCCGTTGCCGCGCGGATAGCGCACCGCGATCGGCCCGCTGTCATGCTCGACACAGGTATGGACCATATGGACCAGTTCCGCCTCATCGGCCGCGGCCATCACGACGAAATTGGGCAGCGACGCCAGATAGGTGACGTCGAAACTGCCGGCATGGGTCGCGCCATCCGCGCCAACCAGCCCGGCGCGATCGATCGCGAAGCGCACCGGCAGATTCTGGATCGCCACATCGTGCACGACCTGATCATAAGCGCGCTGGAGGAAGGTCGAATAGATCGCGCAGAACGGCCGCATTCCCTGCGCGGCGAGCCCTGCGGCGAAAGTGACCGCGTGCTGCTCCGCAATACCTACGTCGAACGCGCGATCGGGGTGACGTTTCGCGAACCGATCGACGCCCGTGCCCGACGGCATCGCGGCGGTGATCGCACAAATGCGTGGATCGCTATCCGCCTCGTTCGCCAAAGCATCGCCGAACACATTCTGATACGACGGCGGCCCCGGCGGTGCCTTGGCCTGTGCGCCGGTGATCACATCAAACTTCTGAACGCCGTGATATTTGTCCGCCGCCGCCTCGGCCGGGGCATAGCCGTTGCCCTTCTTGGTCACGACATGGACGAGGATCGGGCCCTCTTTGGCGTCGCGTACATTCTCCAGCACCGGGATCAGATGATCGAGGTTATGCCCGTCGATCGGCCCGACGTAATAGAAGCCGAGTTCCTCGAACAACGTACCGCCCATCGTCATGCCGCGGGCGAATTCGTCGGTCTTGCGCGCGGCATTGTGAAACGGGCGCGGCAGCCTGCGCGCGATGCGCTTCATCACCTCGCGCAGCGACAGGAACTCGCGGCTGGAGGCGATCCGCGACAGATAGGCCGAAAGGCCGCCGACCGGCGGCGCGATCGACATGTCGTTATCGTTGAGGATCACGATCAGCCGGTTGCCGGCGGCTTCGGCGTTGTTCATCGCCTCATAGGCCATGCCGGCGGACATCGCACCGTCGCCGATCACGGCGATTCCCTTGCCCGGCGTACCGGCAAGCTTGTTGGCAATGGCAAAGCCCAGTGCTGCCGAAATCGACGTGGAGGAATGCGCCGCGCCGAACGGATCATATTCGCTCTCGCTGCGCTTGGTGAAGCCGGAAAGCCCACCGCCCTGCCGCAGGGTGCGGATACGATCGCGCCGCCCCGTCAGGATTTTATGCGGATAGCATTGATGACCGACGTCCCAGATCAACCGATCGCGCGGGGTATCAAAGACATAGTGAATCGCGGTGGTAAGTTCGACCACGCCAAGGCCGGAACCAAGGTGTCCACCAGTTTCACCCACGGCGGAGATGGTCTCCGCGCGCAATTCGTCGGCCAGTTGCCGCAACCGCTCGGGCGGCAGCCGGCGAAGGTCGCCCGGCGTCGCGATCGTATCGAGCAACGGCGTTTCGGGAAGATCGGTCATCCGGCGCTCCTACTCCACGCGAAAACCGGTGTCGATTGCGACAGTTGGCGGATCAATCCGCCGCCCGCGTGCATTCCGCGCAAACCCCGCGCACTTCGATCACCGGCCGCACCGGCGAAAAACCCGCGCCTTCCGCCGCATGGCGCACCGCGCGGGTGAGCTGATCGTCATCGAGATGGGTGGTCTGCCCGCACGAATCGCACACCAGAAATATGCAGTCGTGCTGACAATCCGGATGTGCGTTGGCGACATAGGCGTTCGCGCTTTCCACCCGTCGTGCCAGATTCGCGCCGACGAACAGATCGAGGATGCGATAAATGCTGTTGGCGGCAATCCGACGGCCTTCGCGCTTCGACACCGCATCGGCGATGTCATAGGCGGAAGCCGGCTTCTCGAACCCGGCGAGCGCGCCGAACACGCTTGCGCGCATCGCGGTCCATTGCTCACCGGAACGCTCCAGCGTGTGCTGCGCCGCGCGCGCCAGATCCTCGCCCTGCGGCTCGAGGTGATGATGATGGGCATGGCCAGACATGGAGCAAAAATAGGCCTACTGGCATCGCGGGACAACCCGCCCGACGCGTCAGTTTTCCGCGCGACGATTCAGATCATGGCCGAATGCGAGAATACCGACGCCGATCACCGTCCACAGCGCCTCCGCATGGCCGCCATTATGCGGCAGGGTCATCGCGCCAGCCATGATGCCAAGCCCGAGCGACCCCATCGCCAGCGGCATCAGATAGCCATGGTGCAGCACGCCCCGCCCGAGCGCGAACGCGCCCAGCCCGATCGCGATCCCCAAGCCCACCTCGTGAAAGATCGGATTGCCTAACAAGCCGCCCACGGTGGAAAGCATCGCCACCAGCACCGCGCTCGCAAGACAATGCACGACGCACAGCCCCGACAGCGCGATCGCGAACCGATCGAGCGACCCAAGATAGCCGAGGCGAGTCGTGGAATTCATCCGGCGCCGCATGTAGCGCGGGTGGAGCGAGGTTACAATATCACATCACTCAAAAAATATGTGCTCGACAACATCGTCAGCGCTCAGCTTGGCAGGCTTGCCGGGGTGGGCTAGTGCCAACGCATGTTGCAGCCCACCCCGGGATATGTTTCCACCGCCCGCCCGGCGGCCCTCGCTCGCTGGCTATGGTGCGTCGCCGCGTTGATCGTCGCGATGGTGGTGGTCGGGGGTATCACCCGCCTCACCGAATCCGGCCTGTCGATGACCCGATGGAACCCGATCAGCGGCATCATCCCTCCGCTGAACGACGCCCAGTGGCAGGTGGAGTTCGCGAATTACAAGAAAATACCTGAGTATCAGAAGCTTAACAGCAATATGACGCTCGCCGGCTTCAAGGCGATCTTCTTCTGGGAATATATCCACCGGGTGCTTGGCCGGGTTATCGGGATGGCCTTCGCGTTGCCACTGATCTGGTTCGCGGTGAAGCGTCAGATGCCGCGCGGCTATGGCTTGCGTCTGAGTGCGATTCTGGCGCTTGGCGGGCTACAGGGCGCGATCGGCTGGTGGATGGTCAGCTCGGGGCTGTCGGTGCGCACCGACGTCAGCCATATCCGGCTCGCGATTCACCTGCTGACCGCGCTTGTCATCCTCGCCGGCATTGTCTGGACCGCGCTTGATCTCGGCGCATTGGCCCGCGATCCGCTTTCCCGACCGGCGCGGCTCCGCCCCCTCGCCGTATTCGCGCTCCTGCTGCTCGCGGCACAGATCATGTATGGCGCATTCACCGCCGGGCTTGACGCTGGCTATGCCTTCGCGAGCTGGCCGCTGATGGGCGACACCTGGTTCCCCGCCGACGTGCCGATGATGACCCCCGCGCTCGCCAACGCGGTCGACAATCCGATCGTCGTGCAGTTCATCCACCGCTGGCTCGCGTTCGTCGCGGCGGCGGCATTGTTCTGGCTCGCGCTTCGGGCCGGGCGCCCAATGGGCACGGTAGTCGTACTGCTCGTCGTGTTGCAGGTTTCGCTTGGCATCGCGACGCTATTGACCGGGGTACAGATCGGCGTTGCGGTGACGCATCAGGCGAACGCCGCGCTATTGCTGATCGCCGCCGTCGGCGCGGCCCACACGATCGGCACGCGGCGGCGGTGAACAATATCGCGATCGTTCAGGTCACCTGCCCGGATACGGCGACCGCCGAAACGATCGCGCGCACCCTGATCTACGAACGACTGATCACCTGCGCCAATATCTTCGACAAGGGCCTTTCGCTGTATCGTTGGCAGGGCGCCATCATGCAGGGCGACGAGGTGGTGATGCAGCTCAAGACCGCGCCCATCGCCATTCCCGCGATCCGGACGCGTATCGCCGCCCTTCACCCCTATGACCTCCCGGCGATCGAGCATTGGCAGGCCACCGTCACTGAGCAGCTCGCCGAATGGGTCGCCGACGGGATCGAAGCGTAACGCCGGCCCCGCCGAAAACCACTTTCGAGCCAGTGGCATTATATTACCCGTCACGGATCGCCCGGAAATCTTGACTTCCCGCGCCTCTTGAAGCATTGGCCGCCCGTCGGCGCTGCGCCCTCGGGTGCGGCGTCCTTTCGTTTTGATGAGGTCGAACAGCCATGAAGGCGCTGATGAAGACCACCAAGTCGGCCAAGCCGCATGAGGTGGAAAAGAAGTGGCATATCGTCGATGCCGACGGCCTGGTGGTCGGTCGCGCGGCGGTTGTGATCGCCAACGTCCTGCGCGGCAAGCACAAGACGAGCTTCACCCCGCACGTCGATTGCGGTGACAATGTCATCGTCATCAACGCGGACAAGATCCGTTTCACCGGCAACAAGCTGGCGGACAAGGTCTATTACAAGCACACCGGTTACGCCGGCGGCATCAAGGGCATCACCGCCGAGAAGGTGCTGGAAGGTCGCTTCCCGGAGCGCGTTCTCGAAAAGGCTGTTGAGCGCATGATCCCGCGCGGCCCGCTCGGCCGCCAGCAGATGCGCAACCTGCGCATCTTCGCCGGCAGCGAGCACCCGCATGAGGCGCAGAACCCGGAGCCGCTCGACATCGCCGGCATGAACCGCAAGAACAAGGTGGGCGCATAATGTCTGACAATCGCCAGTCCCTCGCCGACCTCGGCGCCGCGCTCAACCAGCAGCGCGAGGAAGCCGTCGCCGTGTCGGAAGACAAGGCCGAAGCGTATCTCGCCGGCCAGATCGACGAGCCGGTGCAGCGCGCGCCGCTCCGCGCCCAGGAACTCGACAAGTACGGTCGCGCCTATGCGACCGGTCGTCGTAAGGACGCCGTCGCACGCGTCTGGCTGAAGCCGGGCTCGGGCAAGATCACGATCAACGGCCGTGATCAGGAAATCTATTTCGCGCGTCCGACGCTGCGTCTCGTCATCAACCAGGTGTTCGGCATCACCGAGCGCGAAGGTCAGTATGACGTGATCTGCACCGTCAAGGGCGGCGGCCTCTCCGGTCAGGCCGGCGCGGTTAAGCATGGCATCAGCCAGGCGCTGACCAAGTTCGAGCCGGTCCTGCGTTCGCCGGTGAAGGCCGCGGGCTTCCTGACCCGCGACAGCCGCACCGTGGAGCGTAAGAAGTACGGCCGTGCCAAGGCACGTCGTAGCTTCCAGTTCTCGAAGCGCTAAAGGTTCGGGCGGCTCCTCCGGGGGCTTGTACGACACGCAAAGGGGCGGTCCGGCAACGGGCCGCCCTTTTTCGTTTCGCACCCGCATGATCGCAGGATTGAACTTTTCTTTCGACCGGTCTGTATTATCGTCCCGCGGCGGCCGGGAGGGAAAATATGACGGACTCGATGCTTACGCGCGCTTATCGCCTTGTGAGCGCAAGTGCGGACGCCGCGCTTGAAGCAGCCGAACGTTTCAGCGGAGATGCGCTGGTCCGGGAAGCGATCCGCGATATGGATCACGCGATCGACGCTCTTAAGCGCGAACGCCGGGCGGCCACGGAGCGCCTCGCCTCGATCGAGCAGGACCGCGCGACCTCCCACGAACGCCTCGCAACCCTGACCGAGCAGGCGCGCTACGCTCTCGATCGTGATCGCCCTGATCTGGCAGAACGCGCCGTCGCCGCGCGGATCGATGTAGAGGCCGGGATCACCGCCTTCGACAGACGGCAGGCAGAAACTGAGGCCGCACGCGCCCAGGCAGAGGCGGCACTAGCCGACGCGTCCGCTCGTCGCGTACGAATGGACCTTCCGAGCGCGGCACCAGAAAGCAGCGCCCCCGCACTCGACGCGCGGGTCGCCCGTGCGCAGGCAGGCTTCGAGCGAGCCCAAACACTCGCCGCCGCCCGGCATGCCGAACTGCCCGGTCTCGGCGAAATTGAGGCGTTGCGACGCGAGGAACGTATCGCCGCCGATATGGGCGCCTTGCGCGCGGAGCGTCGGAAACCGGCGCCACGGGCGAGCTAAATATGATGCAATATCTTATAATTTAACAATTTCAGGAGCATCCGCTTCCCAGAGTTTCGTCGATGCTCAAGCCGCTACATCCTGACGACACGATCGCACAGCCGCTCCGCCTCCGCGTCGTCATGCGTGACGAGTAGCAGCGGCAGCGCAGTTTCATCGCGAACTCGCTCGATCAGCCGCATCGCCTCTTCCCGCCGCGCCGCGTCCAGCGACGACAGCGGCTCGTCCAGCAACAGGAAATCCGGATCTGACAGCAACGCGCGACCGATCGCCACGCGTCGCGCCTCTCCACCCGACAAAGCACGCGGCCAGCGATCCAGCAGATGCGCGATATCGAGCGACTCCGCGATCGGCTGAAGCCTTACCTCGTCCACAGCGCCATAAAGCAAATTGCGCCGCACACTGAGATGCGGAAACAATCGTCCGTCCTGAAAGACATAGCCCACGCGACGACGATGCGGCGCAACCTCCGTCCGCGCTTCGCGATCAACCAGCGTGCGGCCATTGACGCGGACATGCCCGCGATCGGGGAGCAGCAACCCGGCGATCATATCCAGCACGCTGGTCTTGCCGACGCCTGATGGCCCTACCAGCGCGACCGCGCGCTCTTCCGCCGCGAAAGCGACGCCCACCACCCCGTCGCCCCGTCGCAGCGTCACGTCGATATCAAAGGACATGCACGCCTCGCCCTGCCCGACGCGCCAGCCATTCTGAGGCGAGCAGCGCGATCAGGCTGATCGCCACCGATATCGCCGCAAGCTGCCACACCGCCGTCTCGCCGCCTGGCCGCTGGAGCGCGGCATAGATGGCGAGCGGCAATGTCTCTGTCTCGCCCGGCACGTTCGAGACGAAGGTGATCGTCGCGCCGAACTCGCCCAACGCGCGGGCGAAAGCGAGCGTCGCGCCGGCCAGCACGCCCGGCCAGCACAACGGCAATGTAATCGTGCGGAACGTGCGCCAGCGGCCTGCGCCAAGCGTCCGCGCCGCATCCTCCAGCCGCTGATCGACCGCCTCCAGCGACAGCCGGATCGCGCGCACCGCGAGCGGCAACGCCATCACTGCCGCCGCGATCGCCGCGCCGGTCCAGCGGAACAACACCGTCACGCCGAACCAATGCTGCAGCGGAGCGCCGATTGGTCCATTAGGCGCAAAGGCGAGCAGCAGCACCCAGCCGGTCACGACGGGGGGCACCACCAGCGGCAGATGGATCAGCGCGTCGAGCAAAGTGCGTCCCGGAAAACGCCCGCGTGCAAGGAGCCACGCAAACACGAACGCGACCGGGAGCACCGCCAGCGTCCCCACGCCGCCCACCAGCAGCGATAGCGTGACGATCGGCCAGACGCCCTCCGCCATCAGGGCCGCGTGAAACCGAAGCGTGCGAAGATCGCTTGGCCGCGTGCGCCAAGCAGAAAGCGGCGAAACCCTTCCGCTTCCGCGGTGCGCGATGCGGCAAGCCGCGCGATCGGGTAGCGGATCGGCGCATGGCTCGATGCGGGAAATATGCCCGCGACACGCACCTTGCTCGAGGCACGCGCGTCGGTTTCGTAGACGATACCGAACGGCGCCGCACCACGCTCGACCAGCGCCAGCGCCGCGCGGACGTTCTCTGCGCGCACGACATGCGGCGCGACCGCGCTCCACGCCCCGAGCTTCTCCAGCGCCGCCTGCCCATATTTTCCGGCCGGCACAGCGGCGGGATCGGCCATCGCCACCGGGCCACGCGCGAGCGTCGTACCGAGCGTCCGCGCGGTGAGCCGGGTGCGCCCCTTCGTTGGCTCGACCACCACCAGCCGGTTCCCGACGAGATCGGCACGAGTATTGCGCGCAAGCAGCCCCTTAGAGCCAAGCGCATCCATCCATTCCTCATCGGCGGACACGAACAGATCCGCCGGCGCGCCCGCAATTACCTGCCGCGCCAGCGCCGAGGATGCCGCAAAGGAAACCACCGGCCGCGCATGTCCTGCCCCCGCCCATTCATCAGCCACAGCGTTCATCGATTCCTGAAGCGAGGCCGCCGCCAGGACGAGCGGCGCGCGTGGCTGCGCGATCGCGGGCGTCGCAAACGCGGCGATCGCGAAAAGAACGATGCGGCGCGTCAGTCTCATCCGTCACCCCGGATTAGTTTCGGGGCCGACAGCGCCCCGCTCCGATCGTTTGTGCGGCACGGTGGGCGCGGGAACAAGTGCGAGGCGACAATTGCCCTAACGCGCGCCTCGGGCTGGCCAGAGGCGGATGCGTCGCCCTTAGCCCTCGTCGCCCATGCGCAGCGCCGCGATAAAGGCTTCCTGCGGAATCTGCACGGAGCCGTATTCGCGCATCCGCTTCTTGCCTTCCTTCTGCTTGTCCAGCAGCTTCCGCTTGCGGCTGATGTCGCCGCCATAGCATTTCGCGGTAACGTCCTTGCGCATCGCTGCGATCGTCTCACGCGCGATCACCTTGCCACCGATCGCCGCCTGAATCGGAATCTTGAACAAGTGGCGCGGGATCAGATCCTTGAGCCGTTCACACATGCCGCGCCCGCGCGTTTCCGCGGTGCCGCGATGGACGATCATGCTCAGCGCATCGACCGGCTCGCTGTTGACGAGGATGCTCATCTTCACGAGATCGCCATCGCGATAGCCGATCTGGTGATAGTCGAAGCTGGCGTAGCCGCGACTGATCGATTTCAGGCGATCGTAGAAATCGAAAACCACTTCGTTGAGCGGCAGTTCATACGTCACCTGCGCGCGCCCGGCGACATAGGTCAGGTTCTTCTGGATGCCGCGCCGATCCTGGCACAGCTTGAGGATCGAGCCGAGATATTCGTCGGGGCAATAGATCGTCGCCTCGATCCACGGCTCGGCGATGCTCTCGATCTTGTTCGGATCGGGCATGTCGGCCGGATTGTGCAGCTCGATATGGCCGCCGTCATGGGTCAGCTCGATCTGATAAACCACCGATGGCGCGGTGGTGATGAGATCGAGGTCATATTCGCGCGTCAGCCGCTCCTGAATGATCTCCAGATGCAGCAGCCCGAGGAAGCCGCAGCGGAAGCCAAAGCCGAGCGCGGCGGAGGTTTCCATCTCGAAACTGAACGACGCATCATTGAGCCGCAGCTTGCTGATCGATTCGCGCAGTTTCTCGAAATCGTTCGCGTCGATCGGGAACAACCCGCAGAACACCACCGGCTGCACTTCCTTGAAACCCGGGAGTGCCTGTGTCGCCGGACGCTTGGCGTCGGTCAGCGTATCGCCGACGCGGGCCTGCGCCACATCCTTGATCTGCGCAGTGATGAAGCCGATTTCGCCCGGCCCGAGATCGGTCAATTGTTCGATTTTGGGACGGAAGCAGCCGACGCGATCGACCAGATGCTGCGTTCCGGCCTGCATGAACGTCACCTGCTGGCCCTTGCGCAGCACGCCGTCGATTACACGGACGAGGATGACGACGCCCAGATACGGATCATACCAGCTATCGACTAGCATCGCCTTCAGCGGCGCGGAGGCATCGCCCTTCGGCGCCGGAATGCGCTCCACCACCGCGTCGAGAATCTCCTCGATGCCAATGCCGGATTTCGCGGAAGCGAGAATCGCGTTCGACGCATCGAGGCCGATGACATCCTCGATCTCGGCCCGCACCTTCTCCGGCTCGGCGGCGGGAAGATCGATCTTGTTGATCACCGGCACGATCTCATGGTCGTGCTCGATCGACTGATAGACGTTGGCGAGCGTCTGCGCCTCCACGCCTTGCGCCGCGTCGACCACCAGCAGCGCGCCCTCGCACGCCGCGAGGCTGCGCGACACTTCATAAGCGAAATCGACGTGGCCGGGCGTGTCCATCAGGTTGAGAACATGGCCTTTCCACTCAAGCCGCACGGTCTGCGCCTTGATGGTGATGCCGCGCTCCTTCTCGATATCCATGTTATCGAGCACCTGCGCGGACATCTCCCGGTCGGTCAGGCCGCCGGTGCGCTGGATCAACCGATCGGCAAGCGTCGACTTGCCATGATCGATATGGGCGATGATCGAAAAGTTGCGGATGCGGTCAAGCGGCGTGGTCATGATGAAAGCGCCTCTAGGCGGCGGCGAGACATGCGTCAAAGGCCGCGCTGGCGACTTGTTTCCGCTGGTGTTAAGCGCATGAGAACAAAGATGTGAACAACAAGGGCCGCATCGTTCTGGCTTGCACCGCAAATGGTGGCATTACTCGGGGAGTGTGAGATGTTGAGGAAATTTGCGTTGGTCGCCGCGGGCTCGGCGATCGCATTGGTTGCGTCATCGGCCAACGCCCAGAAGCTTGCCAAGCCCTCGTCCGGCCAGCGCCTGCAGGAGCAGACCGCCAATGACGTGCCGCGCTGCTTCCGCAAGCTCGGCACGCTGTCAATCGTCGACGGCGATGATCCCCGGCCGTGGACCCAGTACAGCCTCGCGGCGCCGTCGAAGCTGCTGAAGGTGCTGGTCCAGCGTTCGGGCTGCTTCAACCTCGTCGATCGCGGCAGTGGCCTTCAGGCCGCGCAGCGCGAGCGTGACATCGGCAACGATCTGGGTCTTCAGCGCCGCTCGAATGTCGGCCAGGGCCAGATCAAGGCGGCCGATTATGTGTTGGTCGCGGAAATTCAGGGCGCCAATTCGAACGTCTCCGGCGGCGGTGCGGCAGCCGGCATCGGCGGCCTGATCGGCGGCCGTTTCGGCGCGCTGGCCGGCGGTCTGCGCAGCAAGAAGTCTGAAGCGAATACCGTGCTGTCGATCACCAACGTCCGCACCACCGAAACGATCGCGACCGCCGAGGGCTATGCGGCGAAGAATGACATGTCGTTCGGCGGCGGCGGCGGCACCGGCTTCTTCGGCGGTGGGATCGCGGCGGTCGGCGGCGGTTACGACAACACCGATATCGGCCGCATGGTCACGCTGTCGTTCATTCAGGCCTATTCGAAGCTGGTGACGGAACTCGGCCTGGTGCAGCCCGGTCAGGAGGGCACCGCCGAGGCTGCACCGAAAAAGACTTACACCACCGAAGGCCCGGTCGCGATGCGTGCCAGCGCGCTCGCCACCGCCAAGGCGATCCGCACGCTCCCGCCGGGCGCGATCGTCTATCCCACCGGCAAGCAGAATGGCCTGTGGTGGGAAGTCGCCGACGAGAATGACAATGTCGGCTGGGTGCTGAACACGAAGCTGGCGCCGTCGCGCTAACCTTAGCGAGTTGGAGCCCGGCGCGTCAGGCGCGCGTCGGGCTCAATTCCATCCCTGCCCGCGTGAGCGCGGCGAGCACGTTTTCATAACGCGCCTCCCCCGATCCGCTCACCATCTCCCACCGCACGCCGCGCCGATCGAGTTCGGCCTTCGACAGATCGAAGAAGCGCTGTCGTTCAGCCGCCGTGCCGAACATGCGCGTGCCATCCTCGATCCATGGCAGATCGATGTCGAACAACAGATAGAGATCGGCGGTATTGTCCCACCGCGCGAACCATGGATCGCGTCGACCGAACATCATGTCCGCCCACACCGCGCTCATCAATGCATCGGTATCGACGATCACCGGGAAACGCCCGGCATCGCATGCCGCGCGCACCTGCAAATCCTGCGTATGCGCGATCATCACCAGATCGGACAT
Protein-coding sequences here:
- a CDS encoding alpha/beta hydrolase, producing the protein MGPFSSDLSRRPTVLTVPGLNGSGPSHWQTLWERSRPDTMRIELGMWNTPHRNSWVTKIDQAIASARAPVILVGHSLGCIAIAWWATLSPQPYGWPVAGALLVAPADVDRSKAPAEIAGFAPIPKTPLPFPSIVVASSNDPWVASERAHSIAADWGSHFIDLGARGHINAASGLGWWPEGQELLERVILASGGPRGEARSPGDARAILAREGTGSAAPQPLRP
- a CDS encoding MerC domain-containing protein, translating into MNSTTRLGYLGSLDRFAIALSGLCVVHCLASAVLVAMLSTVGGLLGNPIFHEVGLGIAIGLGAFALGRGVLHHGYLMPLAMGSLGLGIMAGAMTLPHNGGHAEALWTVIGVGILAFGHDLNRRAEN
- the dxs gene encoding 1-deoxy-D-xylulose-5-phosphate synthase, which translates into the protein MTDLPETPLLDTIATPGDLRRLPPERLRQLADELRAETISAVGETGGHLGSGLGVVELTTAIHYVFDTPRDRLIWDVGHQCYPHKILTGRRDRIRTLRQGGGLSGFTKRSESEYDPFGAAHSSTSISAALGFAIANKLAGTPGKGIAVIGDGAMSAGMAYEAMNNAEAAGNRLIVILNDNDMSIAPPVGGLSAYLSRIASSREFLSLREVMKRIARRLPRPFHNAARKTDEFARGMTMGGTLFEELGFYYVGPIDGHNLDHLIPVLENVRDAKEGPILVHVVTKKGNGYAPAEAAADKYHGVQKFDVITGAQAKAPPGPPSYQNVFGDALANEADSDPRICAITAAMPSGTGVDRFAKRHPDRAFDVGIAEQHAVTFAAGLAAQGMRPFCAIYSTFLQRAYDQVVHDVAIQNLPVRFAIDRAGLVGADGATHAGSFDVTYLASLPNFVVMAAADEAELVHMVHTCVEHDSGPIAVRYPRGNGTGVALPETPELLTIGKGRVVREGKTVAILSLGTRLAEALKAADALEAKGLSTTVADLRFAKPLDEELIRRLLTTHEVAVTIEEGAIGGLGAHVLTLASDAGLIDGGLKLRTMRLPDVFQDQDKPDVQYAEAGLDADHIVDTVLKALRWNEAGALGALA
- a CDS encoding COX15/CtaA family protein, with product MLQPTPGYVSTARPAALARWLWCVAALIVAMVVVGGITRLTESGLSMTRWNPISGIIPPLNDAQWQVEFANYKKIPEYQKLNSNMTLAGFKAIFFWEYIHRVLGRVIGMAFALPLIWFAVKRQMPRGYGLRLSAILALGGLQGAIGWWMVSSGLSVRTDVSHIRLAIHLLTALVILAGIVWTALDLGALARDPLSRPARLRPLAVFALLLLAAQIMYGAFTAGLDAGYAFASWPLMGDTWFPADVPMMTPALANAVDNPIVVQFIHRWLAFVAAAALFWLALRAGRPMGTVVVLLVVLQVSLGIATLLTGVQIGVAVTHQANAALLLIAAVGAAHTIGTRRR
- a CDS encoding divalent-cation tolerance protein CutA translates to MNNIAIVQVTCPDTATAETIARTLIYERLITCANIFDKGLSLYRWQGAIMQGDEVVMQLKTAPIAIPAIRTRIAALHPYDLPAIEHWQATVTEQLAEWVADGIEA
- a CDS encoding TlyA family RNA methyltransferase, which produces MAKVRADQLLVDRGLAESRTRAQALIMAGLVFIADRKVDKPGQQLAPDVVLDVRGRDHPWVSRGGIKLAHGLDHFGWEVNGAVAIDVGSSTGGFTDVLLTRGAARVYAVDSGTNQLAWKLRQDDRVIVHEQTSARILTAAHIPEPVDLIVCDASFISLPKVLDVPFGFAAPNARALALIKPQFEAGREEVGKGGVVRDPAIHARVCDEVAAWFTGRGWRVLGIERSPITGPEGNVEFLIAAVRD
- a CDS encoding transcriptional repressor; its protein translation is MSGHAHHHHLEPQGEDLARAAQHTLERSGEQWTAMRASVFGALAGFEKPASAYDIADAVSKREGRRIAANSIYRILDLFVGANLARRVESANAYVANAHPDCQHDCIFLVCDSCGQTTHLDDDQLTRAVRHAAEGAGFSPVRPVIEVRGVCAECTRAAD